From Bradyrhizobium sp. sBnM-33:
CCCTACCCGGTGGAGTGACGGCGCGAGAGATATCCGGTGGACAAGCCGCGCGGATGCGCTAAACTGCCTGTCACACACCCTCTACACGTCTTGAAATCAAACGCCGTCCAATCCCGGGCGGCGTTTTTATTTTAAGTAGCTCCGTAGGGTGGGCAAAGCGACTTGTCCGCCGTAGCTCGCAGAGCGAAGGCGGAAGCGTGCCCACCATCAAAAGACCGGCTCACCGGCTAGACGGTCGGCACGTCGCTTCGCGCCTTTGCCCACCCTACCGCTCCCGCGCTACTTCCCCTCCGCGAACGCGCCCAGGATCCGCGCCCAGGAGCGGATACCCTTGTGATAGCTCTTCAGGTCGTACTTCTCGTTCGGCGAATGAATGTTGTCGTCGTCGAGACCGAAGCCGACCAGCACGGTGTCGAGACCTAACGTGCGCTTGAAATCCGCCACGATCGGAATCGAGGCGCCGGAGCCGATCAGGAGCGCCTCCTTGCCCCACTCGTCCGTCAGCGCGCGCTTGGCGGCCGCCAGCGGCCTCATGTTCCAGTCGAGCGCAATCGCCGGCGCGTTGGAATGGTCGGTGAACTCGGCCTTGCAATCGGCGGGCACGCGCGCCCTGACGTAATCGCGGAAGGCTTTTCGGATTTTCTCCGGATCTTGTCCCTCCACCAGCCGGAACGAAACCTTGGCGGAAGCTTCCGCCGGGATTACCGTCTTCGAGCCCTCGCCGGTATAGCCACCGATGATGCCGTTGATGTCGCAGGTCGGGCGCGAGGAAACCTGTTCGATCAGGAGGCGATCCTTTTCACCGGCCGGAATGGAAAGGCCGATCGGCTTCAGGAACGATTCCGGCGTGAGGTTGAGATTCTTCCACTGCGCCAGGATGTCCGACGGCAGGTCTTTTACGCCATCGTAGAATCCGGGAATGGTGATGTGGCCGTTCTCGTCATGCAGGCCGCCGAGAACGTTGGTCAGCACCCGGATCGGGTTGCGCGCGCCGCCGCCAAAAATGCCGGAATGGAGGTCGCGATTGGCGGCCTTGATCTTGACCTCGTCATAGACGAGCCCGCGCAGCGAAGTCGTGATCGCCGGCGTGTTCTGGTCCCACATACCGGTGTCGCAGACGAGCGCGAAGTCGGCCTTCAGATCAGCCTTGTTCGCT
This genomic window contains:
- a CDS encoding M20/M25/M40 family metallo-hydrolase; translated protein: MSNAKIQPVLDHIDADFDNSLERLFALLRIKSISADPAFAGDCKAAADHLAKDIATLGFKAEVRPTAGHPAIVAKANGGGGSRPHVLFYGHYDVQPVDPLNLWHRPPFEPVVTDHADGRKIIVARGAEDDKGQLMTFVEACRAWKKVTGSLPVDITIIIEGEEEIGSKNFVPFLEANKADLKADFALVCDTGMWDQNTPAITTSLRGLVYDEVKIKAANRDLHSGIFGGGARNPIRVLTNVLGGLHDENGHITIPGFYDGVKDLPSDILAQWKNLNLTPESFLKPIGLSIPAGEKDRLLIEQVSSRPTCDINGIIGGYTGEGSKTVIPAEASAKVSFRLVEGQDPEKIRKAFRDYVRARVPADCKAEFTDHSNAPAIALDWNMRPLAAAKRALTDEWGKEALLIGSGASIPIVADFKRTLGLDTVLVGFGLDDDNIHSPNEKYDLKSYHKGIRSWARILGAFAEGK